From Rhinolophus sinicus isolate RSC01 linkage group LG15, ASM3656204v1, whole genome shotgun sequence, the proteins below share one genomic window:
- the TEPSIN gene encoding AP-4 complex accessory subunit tepsin isoform X2 gives MAATPPLRDRLSFLHRLPVLLKGTSDDDVPCPGYLFEEIAKISHESLGNSQCLLEYLLNRLHSGSGRVKLKVLKIMLHLCAHGSASFLLILKRNPAFIQEAAVFTGPPDPLHGSSLYQKVRAAAQDLGSTLFSDTLSPPPPSQSPRVLPPAGMGSQSRPQGTLQGFGYSKDPGHTGSAGEALLSTIQKAAEVVANAMRPGPASPGSQGPLPRGDTYQAAVTPSAGRGHSTPGNPLPAAIPGARAVRHQPGQAGGGWDEQDSSPGSHSSSQENGRSKASDSGSLSGSGSPSGASRAPSDLAERVDAMTLSDCQQELSLVRTVTQGPRAFLNQEEAQHFVKECGLLNCEVVLELLIRHLGEASEHVQMRALGAIAILGCTDLLSQEHILLLARPQLQELSVGSPGPVTNKATKILRHFEASCRQRPPAQQPLSESGPTAARGGLADLLTDAVPFAGGQAFLQPLNSALFSPRGPTPPPPLDGSPLPAPGDTKEPEIRLACSGEQGAGYEQGPLGTDIPNGGLEVGPGLRGCPWSPVASGSHSSLFAGMELVACPHLVGTRTASEEPPQNPWTLSQRVAAKDPPSSEPSAFAFLNS, from the exons ATGGCGGCTACGCCGCCGCTGCGGGACCGCCTGAGCTTCCTGCACCGG CTCCCGGTTCTCCTAAAGGGAACGTCGGATGATGACGTCCCGTGCCCGGGCTACCTGTTTGAGGAGATCGCCA AAATCTCCCACGAGTCCCTGGGCAACAGCCAGTGCCTGTTGGAGTACCTTCTGAACCGTCTGCACAGCGGCTCTGGCCGCGTGAAGCTCAAG GTGCTGAAGATCATGCTCCATCTGTGTGCTCACGGCTCCGCGTCCTTCCTGCTCATCCTCAAGCGCAATCCGGCCTTCATCCAGGAAGCTGCAG TTTTCACTGGGCCCCCGGACCCTCTCCATGGGAGCAGCTTGTACCAGAAGGTGCGGGCGGCCGCCCAG GACTTGGGGAGCACCTTGTTCTCGGACACCTTGTCCCCTCCGCCTCCCTCCCAGTCTCCCAGGGTCCTGCCTCCAGCAG GCATGGGCTCCCAGTCCAGACCCCAGGGCACCCTCCAGGGCTTCGGCTACAGCAAGGATCCGGGCCACACAG GCTCTGCGGGTGAAGCCCTCCTCTCCACCATCCAGAAGGCCGCAGAAGTGGTGGCCAACGCCATGCGTCCTGGGCCTGCGAGCCCTGGCTCCCAGGGGCCCCTGCCACGGGGTGACACCTACCAGGCTGCCGTGACGCCTTCAGCCGGCCGGGGCCACTCCACTCCTGGGAACCCGCTCCCTGCAGCCATCCCGGGAGCCAGAG CCGTGAGACACCAGCCCGGGCAGGCCGGAGGGGGCTGGGATGAGCAGGACAGCAGCCCCGGCTCTCACAGTTCTTCCCAGGAGAACGGCCGGAGCAAGGCCTCGGACTCGGGCAGTCTGTCAGGCAGCGGCAGCCCCTCGGGGGCCAGCCGGGCGCCCAGCGACCTGGCCGAGAG GGTCGACGCCATGACCCTGAGCGACTGCCAGCAGGAGCTGAGCCTGGTCCGGACGGTGACACAGGGACCACGTGCCTTCCTGAACCAAGAGGAGGCCCAGCACTTCGTCAAAGA GTGCGGACTGCTCAACTGTGAGGTGGTGCTGGAGCTGCTGATCCGGCACCTGGGGGAGGCCAGCGAGCACGTGCAGATG AGAGCCCTGGGTGCCATTGCCATCCTGGGGTGCACGGACCTGCTCTCCCAGGAGCACATCCTGCTCCTCGCCCGGCCGCAGCTGCAGGAGCTCAGTGTGGGCAGCCCTGGACCTGTGACCAACAAGGCCACCAAG ATCCTAAGGCACTTCGAAGCCTCCTGCCGCCAGCGGCCCCCTGCCCAGCAGCCTCTGTCTGAATCCGGTCCCACAGCCGCCCGTGGGGGCCTGGCTGACCTGCTGACCGATGCCGTGCCTTTCGCTGGGGGCCAGGCATTCCTGCAGCCTCTGAATTCAGCCCTGTTCTCGCCCAGGGGCCCTacacctcctcctcccctggaTGGGTcccccctgcctgcccctggggACACCAAGGAGCCTGAGATCAGACTGGCATGTTCCGGAGAGCAGGGGGCTGGATACGAGCAGGGCCCACTGGGCACGGACATCCCAAACGGAGGGCTAGAGGTCGGCCCAGGCCTCCGCGGCTGCCCATGGAGTCCAGTGGCCAGTGGCAGCCACAGCTCCTTGTTTGCTGGCATGGAGCTGGTGGCCTGTCCCCACCTGGTGGGGACCAGGACGGCTTCAGAGGAGCCTCCCCAGAACCCCTGGACGTTGTCACAGAGGGTGGCAGCCAAAGACCCTCCTAGCTCAGAGCCATCGGCTTTTGCATTCTTAAACTCATGA
- the TEPSIN gene encoding AP-4 complex accessory subunit tepsin isoform X3, whose product MLHLCAHGSASFLLILKRNPAFIQEAAVFTGPPDPLHGSSLYQKVRAAAQDLGSTLFSDTLSPPPPSQSPRVLPPAGMGSQSRPQGTLQGFGYSKDPGHTGSAGEALLSTIQKAAEVVANAMRPGPASPGSQGPLPRGDTYQAAVTPSAGRGHSTPGNPLPAAIPGARAVRHQPGQAGGGWDEQDSSPGSHSSSQENGRSKASDSGSLSGSGSPSGASRAPSDLAERVDAMTLSDCQQELSLVRTVTQGPRAFLNQEEAQHFVKECGLLNCEVVLELLIRHLGEASEHVQMRALGAIAILGCTDLLSQEHILLLARPQLQELSVGSPGPVTNKATKILRHFEASCRQRPPAQQPLSESGPTAARGGLADLLTDAVPFAGGQAFLQPLNSALFSPRGPTPPPPLDGSPLPAPGDTKEPEIRLACSGEQGAGYEQGPLGTDIPNGGLEVGPGLRGCPWSPVASGSHSSLFAGMELVACPHLVGTRTASEEPPQNPWTLSQRVAAKDPPSSEPSAFAFLNS is encoded by the exons ATGCTCCATCTGTGTGCTCACGGCTCCGCGTCCTTCCTGCTCATCCTCAAGCGCAATCCGGCCTTCATCCAGGAAGCTGCAG TTTTCACTGGGCCCCCGGACCCTCTCCATGGGAGCAGCTTGTACCAGAAGGTGCGGGCGGCCGCCCAG GACTTGGGGAGCACCTTGTTCTCGGACACCTTGTCCCCTCCGCCTCCCTCCCAGTCTCCCAGGGTCCTGCCTCCAGCAG GCATGGGCTCCCAGTCCAGACCCCAGGGCACCCTCCAGGGCTTCGGCTACAGCAAGGATCCGGGCCACACAG GCTCTGCGGGTGAAGCCCTCCTCTCCACCATCCAGAAGGCCGCAGAAGTGGTGGCCAACGCCATGCGTCCTGGGCCTGCGAGCCCTGGCTCCCAGGGGCCCCTGCCACGGGGTGACACCTACCAGGCTGCCGTGACGCCTTCAGCCGGCCGGGGCCACTCCACTCCTGGGAACCCGCTCCCTGCAGCCATCCCGGGAGCCAGAG CCGTGAGACACCAGCCCGGGCAGGCCGGAGGGGGCTGGGATGAGCAGGACAGCAGCCCCGGCTCTCACAGTTCTTCCCAGGAGAACGGCCGGAGCAAGGCCTCGGACTCGGGCAGTCTGTCAGGCAGCGGCAGCCCCTCGGGGGCCAGCCGGGCGCCCAGCGACCTGGCCGAGAG GGTCGACGCCATGACCCTGAGCGACTGCCAGCAGGAGCTGAGCCTGGTCCGGACGGTGACACAGGGACCACGTGCCTTCCTGAACCAAGAGGAGGCCCAGCACTTCGTCAAAGA GTGCGGACTGCTCAACTGTGAGGTGGTGCTGGAGCTGCTGATCCGGCACCTGGGGGAGGCCAGCGAGCACGTGCAGATG AGAGCCCTGGGTGCCATTGCCATCCTGGGGTGCACGGACCTGCTCTCCCAGGAGCACATCCTGCTCCTCGCCCGGCCGCAGCTGCAGGAGCTCAGTGTGGGCAGCCCTGGACCTGTGACCAACAAGGCCACCAAG ATCCTAAGGCACTTCGAAGCCTCCTGCCGCCAGCGGCCCCCTGCCCAGCAGCCTCTGTCTGAATCCGGTCCCACAGCCGCCCGTGGGGGCCTGGCTGACCTGCTGACCGATGCCGTGCCTTTCGCTGGGGGCCAGGCATTCCTGCAGCCTCTGAATTCAGCCCTGTTCTCGCCCAGGGGCCCTacacctcctcctcccctggaTGGGTcccccctgcctgcccctggggACACCAAGGAGCCTGAGATCAGACTGGCATGTTCCGGAGAGCAGGGGGCTGGATACGAGCAGGGCCCACTGGGCACGGACATCCCAAACGGAGGGCTAGAGGTCGGCCCAGGCCTCCGCGGCTGCCCATGGAGTCCAGTGGCCAGTGGCAGCCACAGCTCCTTGTTTGCTGGCATGGAGCTGGTGGCCTGTCCCCACCTGGTGGGGACCAGGACGGCTTCAGAGGAGCCTCCCCAGAACCCCTGGACGTTGTCACAGAGGGTGGCAGCCAAAGACCCTCCTAGCTCAGAGCCATCGGCTTTTGCATTCTTAAACTCATGA
- the NDUFAF8 gene encoding NADH dehydrogenase [ubiquinone] 1 alpha subcomplex assembly factor 8 isoform X1, which produces MSGNGVVWGRVRSRLRAFPERLAACGPEAAAYGRCVQASTAPGGHLRKDLCAREFEALRSCFAAAVGQEDPEGRLLGRTSAAVRPRAAPGHRDRHLVLMAPRGKRLETLKALRAKRT; this is translated from the exons ATGTCCGGGAACGGAGTGGTGTGGGGGCGAGTGCGAAGCCGCCTCCGCGCCTTCCCCGAGCGCCTGGCGGCCTGTGGGCCCGAG GCAGCGGCCTACGGCAGGTGCGTGCAGGCGTCCACGGCCCCGGGCGGCCACCTGAGGAAGGATCTTTGCGCGCGAGAGTTCGAGGCCCTGCGGAGCTGCTTCGCCGCCGCGGTAG GCCAAGAAGACCCTGAAGGGAGGCTGTTAGGAAGGACCAGTGCTGCAGTCAGGCCACGTGCTGCCCCAGGGCACAGAGACAGACACCTGGTCCTAATGGCCCCGAGGGGGAAACGTCTTGAAACACTGAAAGCTCTTAGGGCTAAAAGGACTTGA
- the NDUFAF8 gene encoding NADH dehydrogenase [ubiquinone] 1 alpha subcomplex assembly factor 8 isoform X2, protein MSGNGVVWGRVRSRLRAFPERLAACGPEAAAYGRCVQASTAPGGHLRKDLCAREFEALRSCFAAAAKKTLKGGC, encoded by the exons ATGTCCGGGAACGGAGTGGTGTGGGGGCGAGTGCGAAGCCGCCTCCGCGCCTTCCCCGAGCGCCTGGCGGCCTGTGGGCCCGAG GCAGCGGCCTACGGCAGGTGCGTGCAGGCGTCCACGGCCCCGGGCGGCCACCTGAGGAAGGATCTTTGCGCGCGAGAGTTCGAGGCCCTGCGGAGCTGCTTCGCCGCCGCG GCCAAGAAGACCCTGAAGGGAGGCTGTTAG
- the TEPSIN gene encoding AP-4 complex accessory subunit tepsin isoform X1, with protein MPPGTPRTRTPNSPSGMAAPLVSVGPPCVQRSLTGGALAAFQLPVLLKGTSDDDVPCPGYLFEEIAKISHESLGNSQCLLEYLLNRLHSGSGRVKLKVLKIMLHLCAHGSASFLLILKRNPAFIQEAAVFTGPPDPLHGSSLYQKVRAAAQDLGSTLFSDTLSPPPPSQSPRVLPPAGMGSQSRPQGTLQGFGYSKDPGHTGSAGEALLSTIQKAAEVVANAMRPGPASPGSQGPLPRGDTYQAAVTPSAGRGHSTPGNPLPAAIPGARAVRHQPGQAGGGWDEQDSSPGSHSSSQENGRSKASDSGSLSGSGSPSGASRAPSDLAERVDAMTLSDCQQELSLVRTVTQGPRAFLNQEEAQHFVKECGLLNCEVVLELLIRHLGEASEHVQMRALGAIAILGCTDLLSQEHILLLARPQLQELSVGSPGPVTNKATKILRHFEASCRQRPPAQQPLSESGPTAARGGLADLLTDAVPFAGGQAFLQPLNSALFSPRGPTPPPPLDGSPLPAPGDTKEPEIRLACSGEQGAGYEQGPLGTDIPNGGLEVGPGLRGCPWSPVASGSHSSLFAGMELVACPHLVGTRTASEEPPQNPWTLSQRVAAKDPPSSEPSAFAFLNS; from the exons ATGCCCCCAGGAACCCCAAGAACTAGGACTCCCAACAGCCCTTCAGGAATGGCGGCCCCTTTGGTGTCTGTGGGGCCACCCTGTGTACAACGGTCACTCACGGGCGGGGCTCTTGCTGCCTTTCAGCTCCCGGTTCTCCTAAAGGGAACGTCGGATGATGACGTCCCGTGCCCGGGCTACCTGTTTGAGGAGATCGCCA AAATCTCCCACGAGTCCCTGGGCAACAGCCAGTGCCTGTTGGAGTACCTTCTGAACCGTCTGCACAGCGGCTCTGGCCGCGTGAAGCTCAAG GTGCTGAAGATCATGCTCCATCTGTGTGCTCACGGCTCCGCGTCCTTCCTGCTCATCCTCAAGCGCAATCCGGCCTTCATCCAGGAAGCTGCAG TTTTCACTGGGCCCCCGGACCCTCTCCATGGGAGCAGCTTGTACCAGAAGGTGCGGGCGGCCGCCCAG GACTTGGGGAGCACCTTGTTCTCGGACACCTTGTCCCCTCCGCCTCCCTCCCAGTCTCCCAGGGTCCTGCCTCCAGCAG GCATGGGCTCCCAGTCCAGACCCCAGGGCACCCTCCAGGGCTTCGGCTACAGCAAGGATCCGGGCCACACAG GCTCTGCGGGTGAAGCCCTCCTCTCCACCATCCAGAAGGCCGCAGAAGTGGTGGCCAACGCCATGCGTCCTGGGCCTGCGAGCCCTGGCTCCCAGGGGCCCCTGCCACGGGGTGACACCTACCAGGCTGCCGTGACGCCTTCAGCCGGCCGGGGCCACTCCACTCCTGGGAACCCGCTCCCTGCAGCCATCCCGGGAGCCAGAG CCGTGAGACACCAGCCCGGGCAGGCCGGAGGGGGCTGGGATGAGCAGGACAGCAGCCCCGGCTCTCACAGTTCTTCCCAGGAGAACGGCCGGAGCAAGGCCTCGGACTCGGGCAGTCTGTCAGGCAGCGGCAGCCCCTCGGGGGCCAGCCGGGCGCCCAGCGACCTGGCCGAGAG GGTCGACGCCATGACCCTGAGCGACTGCCAGCAGGAGCTGAGCCTGGTCCGGACGGTGACACAGGGACCACGTGCCTTCCTGAACCAAGAGGAGGCCCAGCACTTCGTCAAAGA GTGCGGACTGCTCAACTGTGAGGTGGTGCTGGAGCTGCTGATCCGGCACCTGGGGGAGGCCAGCGAGCACGTGCAGATG AGAGCCCTGGGTGCCATTGCCATCCTGGGGTGCACGGACCTGCTCTCCCAGGAGCACATCCTGCTCCTCGCCCGGCCGCAGCTGCAGGAGCTCAGTGTGGGCAGCCCTGGACCTGTGACCAACAAGGCCACCAAG ATCCTAAGGCACTTCGAAGCCTCCTGCCGCCAGCGGCCCCCTGCCCAGCAGCCTCTGTCTGAATCCGGTCCCACAGCCGCCCGTGGGGGCCTGGCTGACCTGCTGACCGATGCCGTGCCTTTCGCTGGGGGCCAGGCATTCCTGCAGCCTCTGAATTCAGCCCTGTTCTCGCCCAGGGGCCCTacacctcctcctcccctggaTGGGTcccccctgcctgcccctggggACACCAAGGAGCCTGAGATCAGACTGGCATGTTCCGGAGAGCAGGGGGCTGGATACGAGCAGGGCCCACTGGGCACGGACATCCCAAACGGAGGGCTAGAGGTCGGCCCAGGCCTCCGCGGCTGCCCATGGAGTCCAGTGGCCAGTGGCAGCCACAGCTCCTTGTTTGCTGGCATGGAGCTGGTGGCCTGTCCCCACCTGGTGGGGACCAGGACGGCTTCAGAGGAGCCTCCCCAGAACCCCTGGACGTTGTCACAGAGGGTGGCAGCCAAAGACCCTCCTAGCTCAGAGCCATCGGCTTTTGCATTCTTAAACTCATGA